ACTTATGACTCTAGAAATCCTGAAAATTACAGGAGGGGTGGATGGTAACATAGAGGAGGACTGTGAAGTAATCCTTCTGTCCCGAGTCTGTTGTAGAAGAAAGGCATCCGTCAGTGAGCTGAAACTGTAGAGGTATTCCATTGTGCACACAAGGTAATTAAAGATTAAATTTTGCATGCACTGCTGAGAGGTTTGAGATGGAGCACCACTAGTGCAGCCAGCCTGGATGCTGCTGGTCAGAAGAATCCAGCACTGCCTGTATGCGTCAGATTCCGCGTGGAAGTCTATGCATAGATTCACTTACAGCAGAGAACCTCTCGAATAAATTTGTTTCACTTTTATGAAATGTAGCACCCTGACCTTCTGATTACATTTGTGTTGCGAGTTTAAGCTTCCTAGGATTCACTGAAAAGTAGGACTACACTGGAAAACTTTTGCCACCTCTGGAGATCAAGGACTGACATTGTAAGATAGTTTTAATATACAAAATCTCTACCAATTCAAAAGACACCTAGCTGTCAAGAGGTAAGATGTTAAGCTGGTACTTGCCAATAGGCACTGAATACCCTACCCATGCTTCTGCAGGGAGGAGATCACAGCCATtaaaacagaaggcaaaagtTGATTGAAGTTAACTTTATTCCAAAATATGTATAATTTACAGGACTAAATAAGTGCTTCATTTTCAATACTTGTGAATAACTTACTAGTAGCTTTGTGTAACACTTCAGTTTCCAACAGAGGGAAAtatgaaacagtattttggCACAAGGTTTTCTCTGCATGCATTAATATACTTAAAAGTTTCACAATTACTAGGACAACATTCCTTCTTTGGGATTGTCACTTGTAAAATAGGCCTAAGAAATGAATGCTTGCCTTTGTCTGCTCATTGCAACTTTACTGGCTTAAATAGCAAGAATTAAACATGGACATCCTTTGAAAACTAAATTTGTCCACTACATCAAAATCCCACCAgtgatgagaagaaaaatattttaaggacaTTTCTCAGCCTTATTAAGATTAACTCACACATGCTTTGGGAAAGACTCGCCCATGAGGTTTATTACTCATCCATTCCAAATAGTTACAAGTTTAAATTAGATCATAATCAGGTGTTGAATTCTGTAAGCTGAAAAAATATGGCTTTCATATCAAGCTTTATCATAGATGCACTTGCAGATATCTGTAGATAGAAGTACTGTCAATCTAGCTCTGCATGCAAGTGCTTGAAACATGCATGTAAAGCATTAGTTGTTGTGAAATGTACAGTTTACATCATCACAAGTCATCTATTATATTCCATTGCTAGTTATGTTGATGATACTGCTGTAGAGCCAGTACATGAAAAAGAATCAGAAGTAAAGGACTTCTGTTATTTAACTCAGCAGTTCCTTCAGGAGTTTCCACTGTTTTAGGCTGTCCAGTTACATTTTCAGTGAAGTGGAAGAGTCACGCGCACAAGTACAAACATACCCTCAGCCTGACTGCAAGGCAATGCAGAGTTGAATGATGTAGTTCCTTGATTCTGTTCATTGCATAGCAATGgcattttaaacaagaaaattcaGTCATGCTCTAAGCAGCAGATCCTTCTAGCACACATTTAAATTCACAtcaactgttaaaaaaacaacagcaaaagaaacagaagatgcatGTTTGCACCATGCATTGAAGGTTGCTACCATTAAACAACCCTATCCTCATAGTGTTCATAAAAAGTTATTAATGGAAGTCTGTTTACAGTAGGCCTATTCTACTAGAAACCCAAGCATAGCAGCACCTTAAACCAAACATGAATGAAAAAGCTTGCACGACCCAGAATGTTAACCACATTTTGGTGTGAATGTGTTTAGAACAGGAAATTGTATATTAAGATCATGTCTAAACAAGTAATACGTCAGAAACATATTAAAGCAAAGGAAGCTGTACAGCCTTAATGATAAAGGCACGTACATTTGGTTCACCTCACAGTTGTCATTTCAGTAACATACTCTTTTGCAAGTTGAGCACCCTGTGTTGATTCAGTATGTATTAGTCCTATTGACTTACCCTATATTTGAAAGGCTATTAGAAAACCCCTAAGATCCCAATCCTGCCCACACTTACATCTCTGCCCAGcctcacaaaaaaaatcaattctgaCCTGACTAAGCACATGAGCATGTGTTAGCAGGATAAGGATTTAAAACACTGGAAGGCAGTCatctttctttgttctgttgCCTCTACACAATCAAGGTACATATGACTAACAGGGAAATTCAGCCTtttgttttctacagaaaaaatgaCTGCATATGCACCTTGGAATGGAAATTTGTAAAAAGTGTTAGTCACATACATTAAGTTACAGACACTGATTGAATTGTTCAAAACTAGACGAGGTCTCACAAGGCTTGTTTTACAGCTGTTTAATTTACAGCTGCaagtgtgtatgtattttttttaagatctcaTATCCTTTGGAAGTGAAAATTTTCTAGACACAAGCAGCTTTGCATAGCTAAGAATACGTAGCATTAGTAAACTTTGCCTTTAAACTACCAATTTCTCTAGGCTGCCATGAAGAGTTTGGGGATGATTCCCTCCCTACCCAAAGCAGAAAGAAGTATTTACAAGGGTATTAGTGGAAATAGATGCAAATAAAGCCAAAAGTAGAAGAAACTTACATGTACTGTCGTACAAATTTTTAGCATTGTGACAAACGAACACGGAAGGCAACAAGACAGACCTCtcagttttcagctgttttgtgcttATGTTCTCATAGAACATGTGTCCCAaatttgctgtttcatttttttgatttttttatatactaaAGAAAAGCTCAAGTGAAACTAGAAAACCACTAATTCAATTTTAGAGTAGCATTACACAGGCATCCAGATCAAGATCCAGCAATCACAGCATAACAGAATTAAGCAGGAAATGCAAAGAGCAGGAAATGCAAAGAGCAAGTACAAGTAACATTAGTATCACTTCCAGATAAATATTTGTGCTAAGAGGCTATAGAGAATCTGATGTTACTTTTTGTATAGCAGTTCAAATGGCAGTAGAGGATACAAAAGAGAGTAAGCAAAGTAGTAAGTCACTGCTGACCAATACTTACAATAGAGACAGTGCCTTGAAAATCAAATCAGagacaaactgcagaaaaagggaGATAAGTATAACTTTAGTACTACCAAGAAATAGTTCTgactgaagtttatttttaaaacaacagccaaaacagaaaatcagcCATTTTAAAGAACTTGTTCAAATGTGAAGAATTTGTAATATTCAGCAACAGTATTTCAGATCAGGTTTCCTTAGGTTTACTGTGGGATTCAACAAACTATGAAGACTGGTTGCAGTCTTcacattttcacaaaaatacttaataaaTTGTCAAACTGAGTGACATATGCCAGCAACATAGGATACAAACCTGTTTCTGACTTTCAGGAATAATTTAGGGAGAATCAAATTTGTGAAGAAAGAAGTTAATTTTGGTCAGAATGAGATACTTCCCCAAGACAACACAGacatatttaataatttcttaatgctgcactttcaataaaataattttatgttgtAGCACTGTGTTTGCCTAATTAAAGTTCAAACTATTTTAAACCCATAGGATGAGGGAAGGGAATGGTATTTACATGTTCTAATAAAACACACAGAGCTCAAATACTTTTAATTACAAGGTACAGTAAATAGCCATTACATTGTAAGATTGCATCCACAccttaggtttttttctgatagtCACTGATGTTAAGAGCTTTGGCTTACACCGTAAGAACATGGCAATTCTCATTCTGATTTGTAAATTAGTTTCAAAGTTCTTTAAATGCTGGCTGGTCTCTCAGAGGGCTGCAGTTCAAAGCCTTCTGTAATTCTGCTCCTCATCACCTAAGATTCCTTCTCTTGCAAAAAAGAGACCGACTTTCTAAATTGATAGGTAATGAACAGTTTCCCACTTCTGCCTCCTACAGCTGCGGAGAATGGAGTTTCCCCCAACCAGATTTATAGCAACTGCTTCTCTTTGCTGCATCAGTACAGACAGCTTGCACATGGGAAACACAGAAGCCCACATATGAAGAAGTGTTCTCCGGTATTTCAGCCAGGGGGaacaaaggagaaggaaaaactcTTTAAAATCTGAAGATGCAACATTACTGGAAAAATACTGCAACAGAATAAACTAACCcaattttgtcatttatttcCCAGTTTCAAAGTAGGCAGGTAAATATGAATCAGTCATTTCTTCAGAAGAACAGAATTGCAAGCGAtgcctgcctttttttaatatatcccACCTTTAAGATAAGAACTCTAGGCATTGTGAAACATGGGGGGACTTTCCCCAAAGCAGAATTACTGTACTCCTGGGGGGAACTGCAAGATTCCTTTCTGCAGTCTCTTCAGCCAAAGACTGGAAGTGTCTGAATTCGCACCTAGAAACGTTGAAAAGTTAAAACAGGCAACGCAGCTGTGGTTTCAGGAGGTTTTTTAGGAGGAAAATATGAGTTTCAGGGTTAATCTAGAGGTTATTTCCAGTAAAAGTGAAGATGCTTACCATATTAGTGTGTTAACTACAGCATTAGAGAGTGGtaggaagagacaaaaaaaaaaaagaaaaaggtactGCTCATTTTCAACAAAACAAGCTGCCTGCAGTGTATGAGTAACAACTCCCACATCCTTGAGTTGAGGATATGAAGCACAAAGCATAGCAAGTCTTCAAAAACTAAGGCTTAGACATACATTTACTGACGGGCTGCCTAGTAAATATGCAGCCAATACTTCTCCTCTCACAAGGGAGGAGTAACAGAAACTAAAACCTGTCCAGGACAAAACCAGAGGCCTATGTTTTGCAGGTATTAtagtaagagagaaaaattagtTAAGGCCAAATTCCAACATACATTCACAActggcttcatttttttcttatgcaaatgaaaaatactgcaaataatGGTATGAGGGGCAAgatgaacattaaaaaaaattccaataggtcccatgtttcttctctgaaaaatcagtttgaaTTTCACTATACTCAGAAAAACTATCTAAAAGCTGCAGGAACTGAAGGCTGCAGATCAATGTGCAAAAGCAAGATACAGCTGTTCTGAAAGGGCTTCTGTGAGCTGATTTCCCAGCTCTGTTGTACAGATTCCAATTGTTTTTGGAAGCAGAAAGTCCAAAACCATGAGTCTAGACGAGTGAGCATTTTAGagaatttaattttccatttctaaagATTTCTGTTAAGGTAATAGAGGTATAAACCACTGTAACATTTCTCAACTTATATCTTAATAAAGCTAGGagaatttcagtgaaattattCCAGTCTTTGAGGCACACACATTGTAACATTTGCATCTTacagacagaaataatttaagtaAATCCCCCCTGAAGACTCTAAAAATGTTAGTCCCATTCATTACACTAGCTAAAAGGATGACATACTAATTTTCCCTATAATTATGTATTCCAAGTTCTCTTCTTACTCTTAAAAGGGCACCAGTGcctctcagggaaaaaaataaagtactgctttccacatattttaaataataaatatattcaaCAATTCAAGAGTCTATATGTGTCTAGTGTGTTGGACTGGTATTTGGAAAATACCAACTTATGAAGGAGAAAGAGCTGTAAAGGCATAAAGTAAAAGAAGACAATACGGCTTATTATGTTCATGCTGGATTTAAAATACAAGCTActaaaaaaagtaaacagaagtAGCTTACACTAATAGAATCCTCCCCCGTAAGTTCAGGGAAGCATCTGAATTGGACAGGTCAGGGTTTTGGTCCAGCACATTGGAACCCCATACGTAAGCCAGGAATAGATAGatagagagatatatatagagaacaattttaaaagttcttcTGTTTCAACGAAAGCAGTATCAGCTTTGTAAAGAAGTTTGAGGAAAAAACATAGGcaccacaatttttttttttaaggttcaAATGCACATTAACATGTTACAggccccccttccccaccattTATACACACATAGCTTATGTAGTGTTACATACTGAGTAGAGTACCTTCAGCACGAGAAGTCTCTTAGGCTGACTGCTCACGATAATTACATTCAATAAAGCAAAGTGGATAACTTGGTCAAGCCATCTCTCTCACCCCAATAACTTAATTTCAGACCACAGAAAACAGTTATGTTATGTAGTACTCAATGGCTGGGCTTGTCAGAGCTCTGAAACAAGGAGCACAGCTCTTCACAGGTCTGTGTTTCTACTGAACTGAACTGGGACTCCATTGTATTCCAGGCTAAGTCAGCCAGAAGAAAGTCATCCATTGCTGTCTGTGTCTCATTGCTGGTAAGGAATAAACTCCCTAGATTCTCAAAGCAGCTATCCATAGTCTGTGTTTCAGCACTACTGAGCTGGACTTTGCTTTCAATATTCTGAGTAGGTATATTTTTAGTAGCCGGATATACTTCCGTCTGCGTTTCTGTATCAGAGGAGTCAGTACTCATGGAGAAACTAGACTGCTTCAGAATACTTCCTAAAGGCAGATGGGTATTACTGTCCAAAAAGAAATTCAAGTCTGTTTGTGTCTGTGTATCAAACATCTCCAAACCTAGGAAGTTAGAATTTCCTCGGCAGCTATATGATTGAGTGGCACtatctgaaaataagaaatcagTCTGAGTTTCAATGTCCAGTGACTCCAAAACTGGCTCAGAGTTTAGGGTACCAAGCTCACTCTCTTCAGTCTGAGTTTGGATATTGGATGCTGAAAAGAACTCTTCAATGTCAAAGTCTATTCCTGTGCTCTGTGATGGACCAGATGGCAGATGTGTGTCAGCATTAGAACTTGTCTCAGACAAAAGGCCACGATTATCCAGTGTCTGGCCAGACATGTTTCCTGAAAAGATGTTTTCCAAATCACTTAGTAGGTCCATTGTCTGGGTTTGATTATCCGTCGTATTTTGAGGTGGAAGTATATTAGTCTGTGTGTTGAAGCTGATAAGGGATTCAGACTTGACCGTATCTTGATTCAGGCCCTTGCCATTACTCCTTTGCAGCAAGGTTTGATCTATATTTGCAGGCATTAAATTGTTTTCTGGAAGTTGAATGTGAGTAGAAACATTATATGATGAATGAACGTTGTCAAAGATGTCACTGCACATTACAGCCTGGTCCATTTGCACTCTTCCATCAATAGAGTCCTGTGTCCTACTGGTTTGAGTCTCTCTAGAAATGCTGCATGCTGGAAAACAAACCTGACTAAAAGCATCAGTCTGAGCAGCTATGGATGAAGTCAGTctggaagcaggcagcagcGTCTGTGTTTGCACACTGATAGGTAACGAAACCTGTGAACTGAATGACAGATCTGTCTGAGAGCAAGAGGATACAGAAGAATTGGGAGTCCAGGCTGCAGCCGGTACAAAGTTCTGTGAAATATAAGATAAGTCAGTCTGTATATTTATTGAAGAAATTTTATTCTTGTGACAAACATTCCCCAGCTCTTGCCCTGTGTTATTTGATGCAACCGTATCCAACTCAACTTGTACACCAGTACTTACTGGTTCGTGATCACCGGAATTTGTCACTTTTGAAACGGGCATACTATCTTTAAATAGAAGTGTTTCTGCCTCCAGTGCTGGAATCAGAATTCCTATAGATTGAGGCAATAAATGAACAGTACTTAGAACTGAACCTTGATTATCAACAGCCACTACAGCAGGTTTGACAGAAGAGTCTGTTGCAGATACATATATAGGCAAGTGAGCAAGCTGCATCACTGGAAGCTTAACCAAAGCCACCTTGGGCTTTGGTAAAAGCATCTTCGGAGTACATTTTGGCTGCATTTGGTTCGTGAAGTTAGAACTGCAGGAGCCTTCAAGAGAGGCCACTAGTTTCACTTCAGAGGACTCCAATTCCTGAGTGCCAGGATTATTATTGTGTGTATTGATGAATGCttcatttgctttctctgcCAACTGCTGATTATGGACAGAggtttccattttccttttcttactaGGAGGATCCCTGTGAACATGAGATCAATAATTTATATTCCTTCCAAGCACAAAACATCTGCCTTCCATTCTTTTGAGTCATTGCATTGAAAATATAAACTGAAGTCACAGATGAGGTTGGATATGAGAAGACAACTAATCCtgattaaaacataaaaagactccatgaatttcagttttgcaaaatttCGTTCCTCgctctttttctttaaaaaaaaaagaaaaaaaggttaccTCTTTTATGGAGACCTATTCCTAAATGGAGGTAGAAGTTTAGATGGTTTCTTGCCCCTTGTACATTAAGCACTCTGATTTGAAGGCATGtttaatttgttattttgaTGCTAAGTCAGACTGAGCACTGAAGGGACAGCGCTCTTAAAATTAGCGTACAGGTAAAGGTCTCTCATGGAAACTGAAGATACAATTAGCACTCCTTCacacaaaacttaattttgcAGCAGTTGAATCTCCAAGACAGGCTAGGCCTCAGGAAACAGATTACCCATTATGAAATATATGTACACATTTAAGACAACTATAAATCTAAACATGCATAtataggcatttaaaaaaaatccactaatACTTGCAAAGATGACTAGActtattataaaagaaaataaactgaactGCATTCCACACCAGTTATGAGCTATAAACATTTCCAAATCATCTCTACTCTCACAgaactgtaaaaaaacaaacctgttgCAGATGCAACAAGAATCACTAGCATTTATGCCATGCAGTGCAGTGTCATCagtactttttgttttctatgtGGGGAAGCCTCATCTTATTAATTAGACAATCATCACTGCCttcaacaaaacagaaattactaAAAGCAACTGAACAAAGAAACTGCAAACTGCTTTACAGCTAAAACAACATGAGCCTACTTCCAATCTAATCAacagaaaggagacaaaaagcCAGTACATGGGAGACAGCGGAATTGGTGATGAATGTAAGTATCATTACTTAACCGCTTCGTTTTTACCTGTGTTCTGCAGGAATTTCATGGCCAGTTCTGTAAATATGAGACAGTAATGCTGTTCTGCTGGCATAAGGGCACCCACAAGTACACTGGAAAGTCTTGCCACAGACCTCTATATGCCGTTTCAAATACCATTCTGTACCATAGGAGTTACTACATTTATCACATTTGTGCTTCTTTTCAGCATGCATTTTCATAAAGTGCTAGAATACACAATGAAAAGTAAACATTAGCCTTCAGCtaagataaaaagagaaaatcatgTTTAGGGGAGACAgtaatatttgctttttgttgttattgttaaaTAGCAACGAAGAGTagaattaaaaattttttaaaggtCTTATTAGGAGGAGTAAGTTACAAGCTTAAAGAAACCAACAGAAAGAATTTAAAGTTTGCAAATCTGCTTGTGCTATTTGCATATTAAAACACAGATAAACATTTATGTGTCCTAATGCTCTTGGAGGTTTCCTATGGACATTAATAAATCTATAGATGAATCTTGCCCAAGAGCATAGTAAGTATATGTTGCAACATATGCACGCTCCTGAAGATCTACAACTGAGCTAATAGTCTCAAGTCAAACAGGTCAACTTCAGAGCAAACaccagatttttccttttcatttacaGCACCAAGTTCTAGCCACTCATCTCCTATGGTGTCCCCAGCTTATCACAGGTAACCAACAGCAGAAGAGTGCTTTTTATACTCACGCATGCAGAAACAAGTCTTACATGTTTCCTTAAACAGGTAACTAGTAAACATGCATTTTGATACTAAAGCAGAGAAAAACTCTTAACTCTTGACCACttgaaaaagcagtttaaaagcaTCAGCCACATTTTAAACCTTTATTGGTTGCTGCTGTGATCTTCCCCCCTGCCACTCTTTGATCTTTCCTCATCTTTTTAATTTGTGGAGAGAGGCTGTCAGAACATACTGGCATCTGCCTGATCAAAAGGTTCAAGTCCTCTAATATCAACATGCAAACATGCAAATTCATTAACCATAAGCCCATGTGGAGCTTCTGCATACAGTTCTCCAACTTCTGGATACATGCTGAGAGGCTTTGCTCATCACTGAATGCAAAAGTGTACACTCTCGGGAGTAGAGACAGTCAGGACTAATCAGTACAAAAATACTTTAGGAAATAAGAATACCTGTTTTAcaagagaaaattgggaaaatgGTCTGTTTGGTCCTCTAGGGCAGCCTTCAATAGGACAGCAGTAGAATTTCTGTGAAGTTTTCAAACCCTTCCTTACTGGTGCATTAAGTTTTCCATCCTGAAAAAGAACCAATTAAGAAGTTGGCAATTCTACAGGTTTGCATATTAAAGACAACATTCAGAATACACATCAACTTTGGCTCACTGAGTTTACACACCTCAATGAGCTGAAGGCACCTTCCTAAGTGTTTTGAAAGCTCAAATGGAGTTTTTCACCTATGTGCATGCTACTTTGCAAATATACCATCAAAATTACCAAGTGAAATTACAACAAGCTCTACGGAGTAGTGGTACTATACTATCTACTTTTACCAAGATGCTCACTGCCCCAAGCCAATTATAACTGCCTTTTGTGTTATCTGAGCCAAAAAGCTTTCTCTACAGATACTACACTGCACTGCCGACTCAACgtggttttacttttttgtagCACGGTCTACTTGAAGCTCCATTAAAATTAGTCACACGCTGTATAACACAACACTTCCCTGACGTTGGAATTCTGTTGGCACTATTTAGAGTTTACttgtaataaaattaaaaatgccaaGTACACTCTGCCACTTAATTCAGATCATAAACCAAATCTCACTTAAGTCTATGAACCTAACAACTGGTATGCTAATTATGAACCTCCGAACATTAAGTGACTGGTGTGTCTGCGCTTTTCCATGTGATCTGCCTCACTGACCATCACATGTAcacaacagaagaaagcaaCATAACTTGCTCAAAGAGGACCTCAAAAATACATATGAAAAGGACACACTAGTGGGATTGTTCAAACACATAGAACCTATTCCTGCTGAGGACACAGCCATGGAAACCAGACAAGATGTATCCCTCTAGACATATCCTATCTGAAAGAGTCTCAGTGGAAACATCAGGCATCTCTATCTAAGCAAAAAATCAAAAGTGAACTATTAAAAATCTGATGCTCAGAGTAGCTGCGAGTCTCCTTACATCCTGAGACTGAGTAGGAGGCCAACCAAGTCCCCAGAGCCAGTTACAGCGTCCACAATGGCATCCCCAGGATGATTATTCAGGGAAGAATTACCAGAGCATGCCCTGTTTGAGCTTTGCACCTGATTTTCCTTAGCATTACGACAGTGACGGTAAGCACACTAAGTGGCAGAATGTTGATTTTACACCAGTCACTCCCTAACTACCTTCTTCTGGCAGATCTCCAGCTGCTTCATGTTTACACAGGTTAGACCAAACATAAAGAATCCAAAGTGCAATTGTTGTCCCATGTGAAGCAAACAGAAAGTATGTACTCAGCTGCCAGAACACAAAGGGGTTCGTGCTCACACCCTTGCTTCTTTCCTAGCTACAGTTAGTCACAACCCAACAACTCTGTGTTCTGAGCTACTCATGCCTTGCTTTTGAAGTATTCATTTCATCTGCACTTCAGGAATACCATGAAGCAGATGAGTGGGACACTTCAATGACTTTGTCTTTCCTTAAATCATCTCTCAATCTAAGATACTCTGTGTAAAACATCATCCCTTCAAGGAATATTTCAGTTATGTTTCCACACACTCAGCACTGCTACTTGCTGACGTTGCCGCACGCTCATTTTTGTTAATGACATACTATACTCAAAGAAGCAAAGTTTAGAGCCTCTCGACCAAAATGATCAGCTGCCATTTCATCAAGAAAACCTGGAATAATTCTCTAAAAACAGActtttcatttaacattttaacCTTCTAAGCATCTTTATATAAAGCAGTCCCCATGGACAAACCGCTCATAAACAGGCCTGTTTTATCTCTGCTGAATAATTACTGTGATTATTTTTGCACCTCCTAGAGCCACTGCCCAAAACATGACTCGAAATCTACTTATTCCAGCCCCACTACCCCCACACTTTTTAACCCTGAGTTTACCCAGACACACTCTGACCAGATGCCAGTCTCAAAgtcttcaggagaaaaaaaaagattggcCTTTAAGTCAAAACTACGTTTGGTCTCTCCCACTGCAGATGAAATCAATATGCTTAGTGAGCGACAATTGGAGTTACTTATTCCCAAGTAAGAAGTTATTAAAAGTGTGTTATATTTAATGTCACAACCCAACAAATGACAGGGCAATATGGTAAATAAGCCCAGGCACTTAACAGGTAAACCACAGCCAGATTATTTAAAACTACCTAAGTGCTAGGGTACAGCATAACATCAAGTGTTTAAAAGCTACATAAACACAAGTAAGAGCCTTTTTTAACAGGTGGAACATAAGACTTTCAAGGCACAGATCACAACAAATTTGTCGTGACAAGTTGAGAGATACTCTACACATATAAGTAACCCCATCCAGAGAGTAACCTTGTTTTGACCATCTTCAAAGTCCTCCTGGCTCTAAATGGTTGATCGTACATTGTCctggttaaaccacaacatacaTCTTCTCAAAAAAACGGTATTTTAGACGTTCTCACAAGTCCTTTCCTTGTATGTCTGATTTTACTTCCCATTGTTCTACAATAGCCACCCACCACAATTATTAGTAGGTATTTGTTCAATTAACTTCTCACAACACAGAC
This genomic window from Haliaeetus albicilla chromosome 10, bHalAlb1.1, whole genome shotgun sequence contains:
- the ATMIN gene encoding ATM interactor — translated: MAAAAAAAGRRGGGLGRPPAPAPVPVGDLPPAGELVRPSVTELSQVRTNILCTVPGCGKVLPNSPALNMHLSKAHPVQDGKLNAPVRKGLKTSQKFYCCPIEGCPRGPNRPFSQFSLVKQHFMKMHAEKKHKCDKCSNSYGTEWYLKRHIEVCGKTFQCTCGCPYASRTALLSHIYRTGHEIPAEHRDPPSKKRKMETSVHNQQLAEKANEAFINTHNNNPGTQELESSEVKLVASLEGSCSSNFTNQMQPKCTPKMLLPKPKVALVKLPVMQLAHLPIYVSATDSSVKPAVVAVDNQGSVLSTVHLLPQSIGILIPALEAETLLFKDSMPVSKVTNSGDHEPVSTGVQVELDTVASNNTGQELGNVCHKNKISSINIQTDLSYISQNFVPAAAWTPNSSVSSCSQTDLSFSSQVSLPISVQTQTLLPASRLTSSIAAQTDAFSQVCFPACSISRETQTSRTQDSIDGRVQMDQAVMCSDIFDNVHSSYNVSTHIQLPENNLMPANIDQTLLQRSNGKGLNQDTVKSESLISFNTQTNILPPQNTTDNQTQTMDLLSDLENIFSGNMSGQTLDNRGLLSETSSNADTHLPSGPSQSTGIDFDIEEFFSASNIQTQTEESELGTLNSEPVLESLDIETQTDFLFSDSATQSYSCRGNSNFLGLEMFDTQTQTDLNFFLDSNTHLPLGSILKQSSFSMSTDSSDTETQTEVYPATKNIPTQNIESKVQLSSAETQTMDSCFENLGSLFLTSNETQTAMDDFLLADLAWNTMESQFSSVETQTCEELCSLFQSSDKPSH